From Anaerolineae bacterium:
TGACCTGCATCCCGGAGGCGGTGGTCTTCGTCACCTCCACGCCGTCCCTGAGCGCCCTGTATGCCCAACGGGTGCGCTGGCAGCGCGGCGAGCTGGAGGTGGCGGCCGTCTACCAGCATCTGATTGATATCAACGTCCTGCGCCTGCGCGATCTGGCGCTGGGGCGCATCCTGCTGATTGACCACACCTTCCTCTTCCCGCGGCTGGTGTGGAGCTTTATCTTCCCGGCGCTGTGCTTCTTCGGTTATCCGCTGAGCCTGGTCGTCAGCGCGCTGGGGCTGATCTACCTCTTCTATGTCGGCATGGCTCTGCTGACCGATCTCAGCGTGTATCTGATGGCGCCGGCGCGCGTGCGGGAGCGCCTGCGGCGCGACTGGTGGATCGTCGGGCTTATTCCGGCGTACCGCTTCCTGATATATATCTTCCGCCTGGCCGGCTCCATCATCGCACTGACGGAATCGCCGGCCTGGCGGGTGCAGAATCCCCTCGAAGAAACCGCTCGCGCCTGGCGGGCCATGCTGACCGCGCTCCGCCGGCGCGCCGTGCGACAGGAGGTGAGCGATGGCGTATGATACGTTCAAAGTGCTGATCATTGATGACGATGATGACACGCTGAAGTTGTATGGGCTGGCGCTCAGCCGCCAACACTACGAGATCCTGGAAGCCCATTCCGGCCAGGAGGGCCTGGAACTGACCTTCCGGGAAGAGCCGGACGTGGTATTGCTGGACCTGATGATGCCGGGCATGGACGGGTACGAGGTGTGCCGGCGCCTGCGCACCGCGCCGAAGACCGCGGACCTGCCAATCCTCGTCCTGACCAACCTGAGCGGTGCCTCCGCCCGGCAAAAGGCCCATGAGCTGGGGGCCGACGATTTCATCACCAAAGGGGAACCGCTGGGGCATCTGGACGGGCGCATCAAGATGCTTATCAAACAGCGCATCCTGGCCCACACGCGGAGCTGGTTGGCCGATTTGCCCGGCAGTGTCACGGCGGACTACGTCCTGCGGGCGCGCCTGGCCGCCGGCCAGCCCACGGCGGTTTGCCACCTGGATATCCAGGGGTTGAGCACGTTTAACGAGCGCGCCGGCGTGGAGGCCGGCGACCGTCTGTTGTGGACCGTGGCGCGCGTACTGCGGGATTACATGGAGAATAACGCCTACGGTGATTTCGTCGCCTACTGCGGTCAGGACGATTTCCTGCTCATCATGGATCCGGCCAGGGCGCCGGCGGTGGCGCAGTCCCTGGTCGAAGCGTATGCCAAAGCTGTGCGCCGCTGGGCCGATGGAATGTCCCTCTCCGTGGGCGTTCCCGAGCTGTACGCGGCCGCGCTGATATTGGACGGGCCCAGCATCCATCCGGCGTCGGTGTATCAGAACCTGGCCCGCATCCAGCGCGAGCTGAAAGGGCGGCGCAACGGCAGTGTCCGAGTGGAGCGGCTTGCCGGCTGAGGCCTGACG
This genomic window contains:
- a CDS encoding response regulator; translation: MAYDTFKVLIIDDDDDTLKLYGLALSRQHYEILEAHSGQEGLELTFREEPDVVLLDLMMPGMDGYEVCRRLRTAPKTADLPILVLTNLSGASARQKAHELGADDFITKGEPLGHLDGRIKMLIKQRILAHTRSWLADLPGSVTADYVLRARLAAGQPTAVCHLDIQGLSTFNERAGVEAGDRLLWTVARVLRDYMENNAYGDFVAYCGQDDFLLIMDPARAPAVAQSLVEAYAKAVRRWADGMSLSVGVPELYAAALILDGPSIHPASVYQNLARIQRELKGRRNGSVRVERLAG